The nucleotide window GCGGTTATGCGCCGCCCTCTCGGCAAGCTTCTCGAGTACATTGAGAATATCGAGGGCCAGCTCCAGTCGGGCAAGCCGGGCTCAAGCGTCGCGGCACAGCCGTCCAACTCCAAGTCGACCTTCCACAAGGTTTTGGCGACTTATGATTCGCGCGAGGTTCGCAAGGGTATCGAGACACTGCGCAAGCGTGTTGAGAAGCACTTTGGCGATGCGGACGACCCTGCTCTCAGCCAGAAGCTGGTGATCAAGGTACTCCGCGAGTGTGAGCGCTTCTACGGCGAGGTGGAGCTTCGCATCAGCCGCATCACGGCGGACGTCTATAGCGGAGACGTCGTTTTCGAGTGGCCGCGCGCAGAGGTTAGGGCCGGCTTCCGCTAGATGCAGCTGCCAAAGCCGCACCTGCTGAAGCCTGGGGCCGCCTTTTAATGTATGAGGAGGTTTTGCTGCGGCATTTAAAGCAGGCAGACCTTTCAGAGATGTTTCAAGTTGTGTTCTCGTCGATTCCCCTTTTTGTTATCTTCATTTTGCTCATTGAAGAGCGAGAAAGAGCATGGACGGCATCGTAGACGAGCGGGGATTGTATAGGTGTACCTACACCCTTGCGACCTAGTTGTCGCCACATCCTTTCGCCTAAACACTTATTGTTGGGGAGAGGAAGCAGGCAAGCGTGAGAGCGAGAGTGACGGAAAGGAGGTAGGGATTCATGTTTCTGTCATTGTCTTGTTGTTTCTCGATCGGCGAGCAAATGCCATTTGTAGGCGGGGCGGGACCGAAGAGTTTTCGGCACCTTGGGCAAGCCTTTTTGACTGTGCACATaggggcgaggaggatggtAGACCCTGTGATGAAATGAGAGACTTCCTATGCATGCACGCCAGCGTTGCTTGCTATATGATCAGTTGACGGAGTAATTCAGTCATTTTGCCGAGAGCGAGGTAGATGGTCAGGCGCAGACACACTGGCAAACAACATCACGGAAGATCACCTCTGGTGTGCCCCGCCCCAGTTGAGTGAGTGTCCATCGGCCAAGCTTGCCATAAATCTCTCACATCACGTTTTCCTCGACAGATCACCACAGCTAGATTCTCAAGAATTCAGTTTCACCACTTTATCGACTAGAAACCGCTCCGACATCTGGCGTCCAAGCAGACTTCAAATGGGCCTGGTCACAGACCCTGGAGACAATGTTGACACAATGAAGCAAAGCCTCAAGGCTAATAGAGTAGGGACGTAGATTAGAGGAAGCTCTGACGCCTAAACAACCCTGCCATGCAAAGTTTGAGGTTGGGGGACTTCCATGTTGCCCCTCCGCCCTCGATCCATCTCACCCAAAACTAGTGTATCTCGTTACTAGGCCGTTACCCTCCATAGTCTTTGTTATCAGGTGAATAATGTTAGACACAGAAGAACCGCATCAGGTCCTTCTGTTCTGGAGAAGGGTAATGCTCGTTGATGCATGTTCTCGTTCAGTTTCCATGCAGACGTAACTTCGTCTGCTGTGATGGCCACCTTAACCATCGATCGACACCGCTACGTTCTTTCTGTTTCGTCTTTTTGGTTTCGTTCATATGGTAATGAAGGGGTGCCATCTATGAGAGATGGAACGCTCCCTGGCCTTCCTTTATGGCAGTCGAGAGTTGTTTGCGCATGACTTCGATGCCTGTGTAGTCGGGAAGTTTCAGGTAGTTCACGCAAGTCATGACGCTGGGGAGATAGTCGTCGGACATATATGGGTGCTCGCTCGGCTTGCAGACGACGGTGAACATAGGAGTCAAGCTCTTGAAGCCTGTCATGGGCGTCAGCAAGTATCTCCTAGAAATAATGAGCAAAATAACGTACCTCCAATTGGGAGCTTGGGGCTACCCGTAGTGAACTGCAAAAAGTCACGACGTTCGGAGGGGGACAATTCGCTCATGGTCTGGAGCAGATTCTTGACGCTCTTGCTATCCATGTTGTACCCGTGGTCGGCCTTGATCGAATCCATAAGTGCTGGCAAGCGGATCAGTATACATATGGCGGTAGTTGTAAAAGGAAGGACGAGCTTACTCTCCAGAGACCAATCCTCGTCAACTCTGCCGAATAATGTCACCAACTCATCGGGTGTAAAGGCGCTCAGAGCCGAGTAGGGGAAGACCTGCGAGAATCCGGTTCGGAATGCATCGACCTGGCGGCGAACGCCAGTGCCCAGAGTCATGTCAATGACACGCTCCAGATACGAGTCTACGTTGTCGATGGTGACCCGAACCTGACCGCCGTCGGGGATAAGCTCGATTTCAGGATAACCAGGCAAGGTGAAGTCGAGGCAAAGATCATCCAGCTTCACTCCGTCGATGACAATGTCCTCGGTATTGGCAACCTTTTGGGCAGGGGTGCGTGAAGGATCCTCGTCGATTTCCTTCTTGGCCACGGCAAACTTCTTAATGGTCTTCAAAGACCGAGCCAGGCCAGGGTCGACAaccttgacggcgccgagagaTGGCTTGACGCCGGGTGCCGACGAATCGTCTCCAATACGGAAGAAGGTAGGGTTGAAGTTCAAGTCAATGATACGCGAATCGATCATCGATCGAGCAACAAATTTGCCGAGAGTCTTGAAGAGTTGGAGGATGCGTTCGCCGTTAGGAGCGCCGGCTTCATCGTCGCTGAGTGGTCGAGGGAAGAGACCACTCGCACCAGAAATGTACTCTTCAGAGTCGTTCGAATCCATCTCTCTCCAAAGCTTGAGCTTTTTCTTGGCGAACTCCTTTGACACCGTCGAATAGAACTCAAGGGTGGGGCCCAAGCCTGTGCCTACCTCCTCAAAATATTCGACCTCGAGAATGCTCTGGGAGGCACCATATAGCTCCATGACCTTCAAAGCAGACTCCAGAATCTTGGATCTGGAGATGCGTACCTTCTGACGTTGGAGTCGACCGAGGAATGGTCGATCGTCGCGACGATCGCGACGAGAGTCGTCTGCAGAATGAGCGTTCTGCCAGCGAGTCATAGAACGGGCATAGCCGAATGACGTCGACTGCAAGAACAAGTGCCTCGTCTCaaagggaaaaagaaaaggatACAGTCTGGCAAGGTCTTCTACCCAACTCGGCAAGCAGTTACTCGCCACGATAAGCGGTTCCTCCAACTGTCTGTTCAGTTTAGCGGTGAGCTTGGTATTGACAAACTGAGACAGGGGCTCCACGTTGAGCCGGACGGCGTCCTTTTCGCTGTTTTCGACCATAACATCTTCGATATTGGCGTTCAATTCGTGAAGGATATTGAGGAGACGGAGGATCGAGGCGGTAGACGGATGCTTGGCGAGGGATGCCGGTACACTTCCATCTCCATTTTCCTCAGTGCTGGCCTCGGAGTTTGAACTGAACGACAGGGTTTCCGCTGGCGGTGGGCCAGGGGCACGTCGGAACTTGATTGGATGGACCGCTGACCACACACTCCGGCTGAATTGCTCATCAGAATTGGCGGCTGAGGTATGGACCGCACGGTAGATGGTCGTCTCACTCGGGATGACCTTGCCGTCAAGTGTGAACTCTATATGCCAGTCTTGAGGGACAGCTTGAATAGCTGCAGCATAGGACATGGGTCGCGATGACGAGGTCGCAGGCGTGGGCGTGCTCTGTGCCgccgggggagggagagcacTAGACCGAGTAGGCAAAGCACTTTGTGACGGCGTGGGAACTCTGGTTCCGTCGTCCTTGCGTGCAGTAACTCTACCACCCGCCGCGATTTCCATGTTGACAGCGCCAGGCTCGGGGACAGAGGACTCGCTCATATCCTCATCCAAATCGCCTACAATAGCATCGAgggcgctgctgccgccgatcTCTTCGTCGTCAGATATGTGCTTCTCATCTGCGCATTCAAGAGCGTTCTCCAGATCGTCCTCTTCCGGAGGGGGCCGAGAAGGCACAGGGCTTTCCGCAGTAGACGCCGCGCTACGGCGAGTAGATCTTCTCAAAACACTCTTGTCTCTCGCAGCTGAAGTAGCGTCAGGAGTGGCTGCAGTCTCAGGCTGCGGTGCCGACTTGGATTTCGTCTTGCGAAGAGACCGTGAGCCACTAGGGGTGGGCACACTGGGCGGGGGCGGGATGGGGCTTGACGCAGAGGCAGCTGAGGCGCGTTCCGCAAGTCTAGCAGCAGCATGGCTCAGGGGCAAGCCTGCAGAACCTGCAAGTGAGGCAAGAGCTCTGGACAGGTTGTCGGCTCGCCGGGAGCCACGTGGCCGCTCCGACAGGCTGATTCTGGGACGCAAGTAGTCATCTAGCGACTTAAATGTAGCAATGGCGTGGATAGAGACCATGATGTTCCGATACGACCGCGGAATATCAGAgtcgtcatcggcgacgaGTCTTAATCGAATTTGCTTCGCTAGCATAGACGCTGCGCTACTGCGATTGCCGTCGAAGGTATTCTGGTGGACTGTGATAACCTCAAAATGCTCAGACCTACTGAGAAGATCTTGAAGTTTGTGAACCATGACACTGAAGGGTGTTGCGGGCGAGTCGGCAGTTGCGGTCTTCGGCTTGGACTTGACGGTGTAGCCCATGAATACTTGCAGGAAGGCTGCCTGTGCAGTGCGGGCTAGCTCCTCATCAGGGTTGCTGAAGAC belongs to Colletotrichum higginsianum IMI 349063 chromosome 5, whole genome shotgun sequence and includes:
- a CDS encoding HECT-domain-containing protein, with translation MSPRITRSSARQAASLAASSTPSAAGADPAATAPAPATSSPEIPPPTTSRKRKAPAQAASPTTGTQPPTSASTRRSKRQKVADAAPPSQPPTQAAPTLSRSKKKGKASAAMSGLGNPPDLVNASEDTAPSASSSRKSSRSKRTAPSATDAAAITSSSSRRTKRNATNNANQDTTMTGTDDTEKESIPHPPPPPPPEHHDDDDDDSDENDEDDDEDQRYDDEDDDPFGGFGGPGGPGGLSSTLRALTGMMSGISSRLRELLNNLRQKDDPSIQLIALQELSEILLVSNEDNLSGHFSPDSFVKELVNLMQPNEITGEENPEIMLLACRCLANLMEALPASVANVVYGGAVPVLCQKLLEISFIDLAEQALSTLEKISAEYPSSIVREGGLTACLSYLDFFATSTQRTAVTTAANCCRNIPEDSFPVIRDVMPTLLNVLGSSDQRVVEQASICVSGIVESFKYQSAKLEELVSVDLLKAVLRLLVPGTTNLIRSDIHTQFLRVLAFTARASPQLSAELFKLNVVETLYQILTGVSPPSGTEDVASKLDSVVIMQALIHRPKEQVIETLNVICELLPSLPRNADPSYGDFVEMNPTEPITPSSTAPGKARTSPNDRRIELLDGCKAEVRRFALILFPTLTDAFSSTVNLNVRQKVLTAQLKMLSNLNEKILGEALKTVSYASFLASILSQQDHPSLVMLALQATELLLSRLEDVYRYQLYREGVISEITKLAIEEKPSLPAPESVGSQENSNTDPQAFVNSGDRSSDNEESEDEEDHEESDDEENEEDNENEPHPDDLSGSPVSSHGSTMSLDGPPQQFLSDVPSMRSRIREVAKKFLESHETEKHGKAMKKKATKILSNLSDLAEEIGAFYLHRTATNLAPEKGVELFQRLASSFDADVLESVTSAELLASGLVRVLLEVFSNPDEELARTAQAAFLQVFMGYTVKSKPKTATADSPATPFSVMVHKLQDLLSRSEHFEVITVHQNTFDGNRSSAASMLAKQIRLRLVADDDSDIPRSYRNIMVSIHAIATFKSLDDYLRPRISLSERPRGSRRADNLSRALASLAGSAGLPLSHAAARLAERASAASASSPIPPPPSVPTPSGSRSLRKTKSKSAPQPETAATPDATSAARDKSVLRRSTRRSAASTAESPVPSRPPPEEDDLENALECADEKHISDDEEIGGSSALDAIVGDLDEDMSESSVPEPGAVNMEIAAGGRVTARKDDGTRVPTPSQSALPTRSSALPPPAAQSTPTPATSSSRPMSYAAAIQAVPQDWHIEFTLDGKVIPSETTIYRAVHTSAANSDEQFSRSVWSAVHPIKFRRAPGPPPAETLSFSSNSEASTEENGDGSVPASLAKHPSTASILRLLNILHELNANIEDVMVENSEKDAVRLNVEPLSQFVNTKLTAKLNRQLEEPLIVASNCLPSWVEDLARLYPFLFPFETRHLFLQSTSFGYARSMTRWQNAHSADDSRRDRRDDRPFLGRLQRQKVRISRSKILESALKVMELYGASQSILEVEYFEEVGTGLGPTLEFYSTVSKEFAKKKLKLWREMDSNDSEEYISGASGLFPRPLSDDEAGAPNGERILQLFKTLGKFVARSMIDSRIIDLNFNPTFFRIGDDSSAPGVKPSLGAVKVVDPGLARSLKTIKKFAVAKKEIDEDPSRTPAQKVANTEDIVIDGVKLDDLCLDFTLPGYPEIELIPDGGQVRVTIDNVDSYLERVIDMTLGTGVRRQVDAFRTGFSQVFPYSALSAFTPDELVTLFGRVDEDWSLESKLVLPFTTTAICILIRLPALMDSIKADHGYNMDSKSVKNLLQTMSELSPSERRDFLQFTTGSPKLPIGGFKSLTPMFTVVCKPSEHPYMSDDYLPSVMTCVNYLKLPDYTGIEVMRKQLSTAIKEGQGAFHLS